In Drosophila busckii strain San Diego stock center, stock number 13000-0081.31 chromosome 3R, ASM1175060v1, whole genome shotgun sequence, the sequence GCGCTTCAGCAGCGCTTATAAATTTGCTCTTAACAACGCGATTCGGTTTGACCAGCTCAGCCAGATCGTAGTCCTTGGCAGCAGTTTGCTTGACttgctttggctgtggctttaCCGCAGCTTTGGGCTTCTCCTGAGCTGCCGGCTGTTGCTCCTCAATGATCATGCGAGTGGCATGTGCTGGAGCCAGCTCGCCTAGCTGCGAACGCAGCTGCTCCAAAGCTTTAAGAGCCACAGAATTGTCTGGGTCATGCTCCAAGACACGTCGATATGCATCATTTgactacaaaaacaaattattatataaaattatctTAGTTAATAATTCAAGCTTACCTCGCGTCTTCTGCCTTGAGCGTAGTTTGCCTCGGCTAGACGCAGCAGCGCTTTGACATTAGCTGGCTCCAGTTTAAGACAAGCCTCGCAATCTGCTATAGCTTCGGTATACTTTTGTAGCTTAATGTctaatgtaaaaaaataattatgagtTGGAAACTGTTCTGATGCAGTCGGATGGATTTGCTTACAAGCTATGGCGCGATTGTTATGCGCACGTGCCGCATTCTCTGGATCGTACATTATAGCGCGTTTGTACTCCTCTATAGCATTAGCATATTCTCTGCTCTTAAAGCACTCGTTGCCACGTAAGCGATGTCTGCAACAAAATAAGTCTTTAGTTCTCAATTATAATTCTTGGAGTTGACTTACTTCTCAGCATATTGTTCACGCTCCAATTGTGTTAGTTTCTTCAATTGTATTTGACGACGCAGCTCCTCAGCTGCCTGCTCGCAAAGCTTCATATGCTCTTGGACCTCTGCTGTGCCCTTCTTAACTGTCTTTATTTGAGCTTGTTCTTTGTTACGCTCTTCCTCCAGCTCTAAGCGTAGAATCTCCTACAAATTCACTGGTTAACCATATGCgtatttagttagtttaaaaACTTACCTCATCCGGATCATATTTATCCCATTTGCTATAATCTGTAGACTTGATGCGCTGCTCATTTGGCTTCGCTTCCggtttttcaattgttttagtCGGGGGCGCTGGTTTTTTAGTTTCAACTTCCTCTGCATCCACATCTATCTTGCCAGGCGTGCGCATGGGTGGCAAATCCGCTGTAAACTTCTCCACATCCTCTTTAAGTTCATTTAAAGCGCTGTCTTTGCTCTTAATGCTCTGGTTCCAGTCctatcaatattattattaataattaaacttcaTATTAGCTAAGCAAGCTTACATATATGGGTTCCAGTTCTTTCTTATCTAAAACAATGCTGCTACGTATTTGCTCCTCAAAGCGAAACAATTTGCTCTCAGGCTTTAACTTCTTAAGCTTCTCCTCAGCGCAGCGTGTAAGATCTGGATAATAGCCCTCTTCGCCGGAACGCAAGATTGCAACAATCTTTTCCATTTCACGCGCATTTTCGCATTTGTCCACATAAACAAAATCCAAATGGCTTAATGGAATATTATATTTCTCTAAGAGTTTTTTGCTCTGATCCatgcttaaagttttaaaaagtATATAGTTAAAAGTCGGCTCTTATaagttttgctgttgctaaatatgaaattttgttttctcAGCTTGCTTGGCAACGACAAactgtttaaattgttgtagcCATCTAGCGTTAAGTACTtaagatatataaataaataccaaaaacCAAATCACATAAAAATACCAACATTTAACATTCGTTTTACAGCACTATTATGTTGGCTCTGATAGAAAAATGTGTTTTGGCAGACGGCCTTCAGAGCGGTTCTATGGTGTAATGGTTAGCACTCTGGACTTTGAATCCAGCGATCCGAGTTCAAATCTCGGTAGAACCTTTcgtatgaattttttatatttttattgggattatttaaaaatgaaagtgTTCACTTATATAAGCCGTAAATTTGGAGATTTTTCAGTTTTGCGAGTGAGATAAGGGTTGCTAAACTCTTATTACACTCAGCGCGTTCGTGACAACACGGTTCTATGGTGTAATGGTTAGCACTCTGGACTTTGAATCCAGCGATCCGAGTTCAAATCTCGGTAGAACCTGTTTgaatactttttttattttatttattaaaacatgTATGTTATCTTACAAAGGAATtggaaacatttttattataaaactttgATGAATATACAATGCAAACGCTTAAATACATAGTGCCAGATCAAATACTTAATACACATTTAGTCCCTAAACAAAAGTTGGCTTAAAATAAtgcttatataatttgttatgaaGCGACTCAATCGCAACCGATTTATTTCTCCAGCACAGTATATACCTCGCCATAGCGTTCGACACGCTCAAAGACGTCCATATCACTATCACTGGAACTGGACGACTCAAGATCTGCAGATTTGGAGCCGGCgcttaaagcagcaaagagtTTTGGCGTTGGGCGATAATAAACAGAGTAACGTGTATCAAAACTGCGACTGCCCATGTGATATTTGAGTAATTTTTGTGCTCTGCTTTTGCCTATAATCGGACAAAGGCAATCTTCGGTGAGTGTAAACTTTTTCCGCTCTATGGTATCCTCTTTAGAGGGTGCATACAACAGTATGCCTTTCTTTGTAAGTTTAATTTCTGTCTCCGGATTGCTTACAGTGGGTGTGGCAACAAGCGTGTTTGCCTCAGCGCCCATTGTAGTGGATGTAACTACAGTACAGTCAGCATCACAATCTGTTGTATTCCAGCTATTCTTAAGTGAGCCCTTGGGACTTGGCATACTCAAATTAATAGACTCGACTGCAGTCTGTTTTAAGGCGCGACTACTGGCTGTATGATTGCTCAAAGCAGTGGAATTGCAGGCAACGCTATGGCTATTGAAACTAGATTGCTCTGGAAATTGCGGCGATTCAACGGTATTAGTCTTTAAACTgctcttattttgtttttgagtcCTTTTTTGCTCCTGTTTATAGGTTTCTACAGAGAACGCCAGAGCACGTTGCATTTCATCTTCTGAGTCCACctcatttttgtttgttttgctcttgGCTGCTTTGACTTTGCGGCTTTtcttttcagttttgttttgttgtgctgACGCTTTCTGGGTACTTGTAGTTCTGGCTTTACTCTTATCGCTGTCAGCGGTtgcttttgaattatttttcttattgtttcttgcctttggctgctcttcaattaaaaattttactttactCTTATCGTTGTCACCAGATGCTTCTGAATTATTTCTCTTATTCTTTGTTGCCTTTGGCTGCTcttcaattgaaaaatttactttactcTTATTGTTGTCAGCAGATGCGTCTGAATTCATTTTCTTATTCTTACTTGCCTTGGGCTGCTCTTCAGTTGAAAACGAAACCAATGTTTTGCTCTTCTTACTTTCAGCTTCCTTTTTTAAAGTCTGCTTACTCTCAGCTCTTGGTTTTATGTTAAATTCATCTGCTTCTTGTATGGACTCTTTGAGAAGAGCGTTCGGGAGCAGATTGGCCTTGCGCTTTTTTTGCGGCTTCGGCGCAGGTCTATCATCGGGGCTGCTTTTATTGTCGACAAGCCATTCCTCCGTTGAGCTGTTGGCAATGTGCACCGCATTTGAGCAGAGACGATCGCtattgcagcaactgcattcGTCCTCCATTAGGCGCGGACGCAAGTCTTCCTCACAAGCGAGCTGGCGCCGCATTTGCCAGACATTGTGCTTAAAGTGTACCATGCTTTGCATAGATCTTGAGCCATGCTCCAGGTGATTGCGTGGATACTCATGACGACTGTAACTGTGACTGGCATGACTGCGATATGTATAATAGGGATATGCAGTTCTGGAAAAGGCACGTCGAACGCAAGCATTGCAGTCACAGTGACCATGGGCATGGTCCTCGTCTTCGCTGGACGAGTATGAAGGATATAAGGAAGAGCTTTCGCAACGTTTACGCAGCTGCTTGCGTCGTTTTTGCACAGTGGCACTGTCAGTCATACTGTAAGGGTAGCATCGTGGGCTGGTATGGAATATGAGCTCGCGCTCACGCCTGCGTCGATGCAGTTGATCCCGGCGATGCATGAGCGCTTGCATATGATGGCGATGCTCTCGATCCTCAGCGTATTCATTGTACTTGGCACGCAGTTCATCACGCTTGCGCGGTACAGTGCGATACATTTTGATGGTTGTCATCGGACTGCACTTGACCGTAGAACTAGGATTGCGTTTGCGACTGGAGCGTATATAGCGTGCAGTGTCCACAGAATGCATAGACTCCGCGTCGCTATCGTTGTCACTTTTCGGGGAGGTAGGATTATCAGCGGCCCTGTAACGTTGCCGTTGGGCTTTGTCTGGGGTAAGTTCTGGCATGCCAGTGTCGCCATAGTTGCTATTGTGACGTCGCATCCAGTCGCCCACATGACGCTCAATTTTCTGGGCATCAAATGTGTCGAGTATGCGATCTAAACCGGCTGCCTTCCATTTGCGCGTATGTTCCTCTATAATGGGCATTGTTTCATCcaacatttgctttatttctgCTTCTTTATCCTTGTCATCGGCGTGAAATAGCACTTGGGTCAGCTCCGCTTTGGTCATACACGCTGTTGTATTTATATCGTCAGCCACATTATCTTCTTCCGCTTCGTCAAAGCCGCGCAAACTATCCTCATCTTCATGCTGGAAGGTTTGTTCAGCTTTATTGAGATCTATTAATTCGCCAAGCTCACTGTCAGCGCTCTGCTCAACATCCTAAATCAAGAGAATTTGAATGAACGTCTTTTTACTTCCAATAAAattggttgttgttttcgtGTTTACCGTTAGAAATTTAGCCCATATTTTGGAGCGCTGATAGGCCACAGTCTCTAATGTTTCCTCATCAATAATTGAATGCGCCATATTAGCAAAACTTAACtaaataacaaactttaatttctCTTTGTAGCTTGATTTTTTAAACATGGCAGCCAGACTGTAGCAGTGATGTACA encodes:
- the LOC108601819 gene encoding uncharacterized protein LOC108601819, whose translation is MAHSIIDEETLETVAYQRSKIWAKFLTDVEQSADSELGELIDLNKAEQTFQHEDEDSLRGFDEAEEDNVADDINTTACMTKAELTQVLFHADDKDKEAEIKQMLDETMPIIEEHTRKWKAAGLDRILDTFDAQKIERHVGDWMRRHNSNYGDTGMPELTPDKAQRQRYRAADNPTSPKSDNDSDAESMHSVDTARYIRSSRKRNPSSTVKCSPMTTIKMYRTVPRKRDELRAKYNEYAEDREHRHHMQALMHRRDQLHRRRRERELIFHTSPRCYPYSMTDSATVQKRRKQLRKRCESSSLYPSYSSSEDEDHAHGHCDCNACVRRAFSRTAYPYYTYRSHASHSYSRHEYPRNHLEHGSRSMQSMVHFKHNVWQMRRQLACEEDLRPRLMEDECSCCNSDRLCSNAVHIANSSTEEWLVDNKSSPDDRPAPKPQKKRKANLLPNALLKESIQEADEFNIKPRAESKQTLKKEAESKKSKTLVSFSTEEQPKASKNKKMNSDASADNNKSKVNFSIEEQPKATKNKRNNSEASGDNDKSKVKFLIEEQPKARNNKKNNSKATADSDKSKARTTSTQKASAQQNKTEKKSRKVKAAKSKTNKNEVDSEDEMQRALAFSVETYKQEQKRTQKQNKSSLKTNTVESPQFPEQSSFNSHSVACNSTALSNHTASSRALKQTAVESINLSMPSPKGSLKNSWNTTDCDADCTVVTSTTMGAEANTLVATPTVSNPETEIKLTKKGILLYAPSKEDTIERKKFTLTEDCLCPIIGKSRAQKLLKYHMGSRSFDTRYSVYYRPTPKLFAALSAGSKSADLESSSSSDSDMDVFERVERYGEVYTVLEK
- the LOC108604527 gene encoding sperm-associated antigen 1 yields the protein MLNVEPTFNYILFKTLSMDQSKKLLEKYNIPLSHLDFVYVDKCENAREMEKIVAILRSGEEGYYPDLTRCAEEKLKKLKPESKLFRFEEQIRSSIVLDKKELEPIYDWNQSIKSKDSALNELKEDVEKFTADLPPMRTPGKIDVDAEEVETKKPAPPTKTIEKPEAKPNEQRIKSTDYSKWDKYDPDEEILRLELEEERNKEQAQIKTVKKGTAEVQEHMKLCEQAAEELRRQIQLKKLTQLEREQYAEKHRLRGNECFKSREYANAIEEYKRAIMYDPENAARAHNNRAIAYIKLQKYTEAIADCEACLKLEPANVKALLRLAEANYAQGRRRESNDAYRRVLEHDPDNSVALKALEQLRSQLGELAPAHATRMIIEEQQPAAQEKPKAAVKPQPKQVKQTAAKDYDLAELVKPNRVVKSKFISAAEALGGQLKGSNAPKLQQQPLMLQELDETQPELRLPQDKNVNKNKLLIKEL